A stretch of DNA from Micromonospora sp. WMMD1155:
GCGCGGACCGACGGGCCTGTGCGAGCCTGCAACCGACGATCCACGCGCACCTGACTGGAGGCCCGGTGTTCGCCCTGCCGCTGACCGAGGATGTCGAGCTGCGCCCGCTGGAGCCGTGGCGGGCCGAGGAGTTCCTCGCCCACATGGACCGCGCCCGCGAACACATCAAGCCCTGGGTGTCGCCGTCCTTCGCCGCCACCGACCTGGCCTCGGCGCGGGCGGTGCTGCAGCGGTACGCCGACCGCTGGGCCGGTGACAGCGGAGGCATGTGGGGGCTGTGGTGGCGGGGCACCCTCGTCGGCGGGGTCATCTTCGTGTCGTTCGACGCGGCCGGCGGCGCCTGCGAGGTCGGCTGCTGGGTGGAGCCGGCGGCCGAGGGCAGGGGCATGGTCGCACCGGCGATCCGCCGGATCGTCGACTGGGCGGTCCGCGAGCGCGGCATCCAGCGGGTGGAGTGGCGGACCAACGCCGACAACACCCGCAGCAGGGCCCTCGCGCGGAGGCTCGGTCTGCGCCTCGACGGCACGCTCCGCCAGCTCCGACCGGGTCCGCACGGCCGGATCGACCTCGAAATCTGGTCGGTGCTGGCCGACGAGTGGCTGTCCGCGGCGAGCGGATCGCCGGCCACCGTCCACTGACGACGGATTTCTGTCGTACCCGGTCGCCACCATGCATTCATGGCCGTCCCCGCGCTCACCCCTCATTCCGACCCGCCGCGTTCCGTGCCGCTGCGTGAGGCGCGCACCCGGTTCAGTCAGCTCGTCGCGCTGGCCGAGCTGACCGACGCGGTCACCGTCGTCACCCGCGACGGCGACCCCCGTCCGGTCGCCGCGATCGTCCCCGCCGCGGCCGCCCGCAGCGGCGCCCAGGCCCGCGCCGACGCCGACCGGCTCGCCGCCGTCACCGCCGGCTGGGCCCGTCGCCTCGACGAGCAGCACCGCCGCAGCAGTCAGCGGCACGCCGCCGAGTTGAGTGCGGTCCGGGCGGCGCTCGCCGAGGCATGGGCCGAGCTGGATCGCCGCGTCATCCCGGGCAGTGACCCCACGCTGGTCCGACTGCGTGCCGCGCACACCGACCTGCTCGCCGGCTGACCGCGTCCCCGCCGCCAGGTGGCGGGGATCGGCTCCGTCGTCGGCGAGCCACGGCAGAACGCGCAGCGCGTATCCTTCGCCCGTGGGACTACGGTTCACGACGCGGGGATCGGACTCGCCTTGGGTGGACATCGTGTGGACCTGCACGAGCGAGCAGGTCACCGCAATGACGTCCGTCGCCGGGGTGCGGTGGGGCCTGGTGTTCTGGCAACAGGCCGGCCGGGCGCACACGAGCATCACCGGTCCCGAGACCCGGACCGGCACGGCGCCGGTGCCGGAGGGCGCGACCTTCACGGGCATCGAGTTCGCCGTGGGCACCTCGTTGCGGGCCGTGCCCACCCCGGCGCTGACCGACGGTGGCATCGTGCTTCCCGACACCACTCGACGGACGTTCCGACTGGACGGGGAACGTTGGGAGACGCCGTCACCCGACGACACCGAGGCTCTGGTCGACCGGCTCGTCCGGGCCGGGATCGTGGTCCGTGACGCGCTCGTCGTCGACGTGCTGCGGGGTCACCGCCCGGCCGTGTCGGGGCGCACGGTCGAGCGCCGGTTCCGCGCCGCGACCGGGCTGACGCAGAGCGCCGTTCGGCAGATCGAGCGTGCCCGCACCGCGGCGGAGCTACTGGCTGCCGGCGACCCGGCCGCCGACGTCGTCGTCAAGCTCGACTACTTCGACGAGCCGCACCTGGCCCGAGCACTGCGCTCCTACGTCGGCCGCACCGCCCGGCAACTCCGCGAGGGAGGTGGCGGCGCGATCGCCCTCGACCTGGATCACCGCTTGACGTCGTAGACCAGCTTGAGGATCCCGTTGGGGTAGCTCTCCGACTCCCGCAGCGTCAGCATGTACTTGTCCCGGTCGGCCCGGCCGAACAGGCTCTTGCCGGCACCGAGCAACACGGGGAAGACGAGCAGGTTGTACTGGTCGATCAGGCCCGCGTCGGACAGCCGCCGAGCCAACTCCGCACTCCCGTGGATGAAGATCGCACCGCCGTCGCCCTCCTTGAGCGCGGCCACGTCCCCGGTCGAGCGCAGAATCGTGGTCGGCCCCCACCCGTCGACGACGGCGTCGTCGGACAGCGAGGTCGACACCACATACTTGGGCAGCTCCTTGTAGCCGGCGTGGTCCTCCGAGCCGGGCCAGACCGGCGCGAACGCCTCGTAGCTGCGACGGCCGAACATCAACGCCGTAGTGTCGGTGAGCTCCTCGCCCTTCAGCGACCAGGCTTCCGGCACGAACTCGAGGTCCTTGAACACCCAGCCGCCGCTGCGGTGCTCCTCTGAAGGCCCGCCGCCGGGCGAGTCCACGACGCCGTCCAGCGACATGAAACCGGTGTAGACCAGGTTGCGCATCGTGCTGTCTCCTCATGCTCGGGCGAGCTGCCGGGTCCAGGCTAGAGGGCGGACGCGACGGCCGTCTTGGACGAAAACGACAGCGGGTCCCACGCTGTCGCGGCTGACTGGTCGTCAGTTCACGAGCCAGGTGGCCGGCGGCCCGGCGGTCAGCCGGTGGCCGGGTAGGCGCGCGTCTCGGCTGCCTTGACGGCCACCCACACGCGCTGACCGGGGATCAGCCGCAACTGGGCGACGGCGGCCGGCGTGACGTCGGCGGCCACCTCGATCGGCCCGTCCACCTGCACACGCAGGTTGTCGCCGTGCTGTTGGACACCGGCCACGGTTCCCGTCCAGGTGTTGCGCGGGCTGCCCTCCGGACGGCTCGGGTGCAGGGCCACCGCCGCCGGTCGGAACGCCACGAACGCCTCGCCGTCCAGCCGGTCCGCGACGGCGAGGGTCAGCTCCGGCGCGACCCGTACCCCGAACCCGTCGGCCCTGCCCCGGTAGAGGTTCAGCCCCACCAGCCGTGCGACGTAGTCGGTGCGCGGACGCGCGGTGACGCTCGGCCCGTCGCCCTCCTGGACCACCCGCCCGCCCTCGACGATGACCAGCCGGTCCGCCAACGCGAGGGCGTCCAGCGGGTCGTGGGTGACCAGCAGCGTCGCGCCCGGGTGCGCGGACAGGTGGCGGTGCAGTTCGGCACGGGTGTCCAGCCGGGTGCGCGCGTCCAGGGCCGCGAGCGGCTCGTCCAACAGCAACAGCGACGGTACGAGGGCCAACGCTCGCGCCAGCGCCACCCGCTGTGCCTGACCGCCGGAGAGCTGCCGGGGGCGGCGGTGCGCGTGCCCGTCGAGCCCCACCCGGTCGAGCCAGCCACGCGCCGTCGCGCGGGCGGTCCTCCGGTCGACGCCGTGTCGACGCGGCCCGAAAGCCACGTTGTCCAGTGCGCTCAGGTGCGGAAAGAGCAGGTAGTCCTGGAAGACCACACCGATCGACCGGCGTTCGGTGGGCACCCAGTCGCGCGTCGCCGGACGGTCCAGGTCGACGCCGTCGAGCGTGACGTGGCCGTCGGTCAGCGGGTGCAGCCCGGCCAGGGCACGCAGCGCGGTGGTCTTACCGGCGCCGTTCGGGCCGAGCAGCGCGACGACCTCGCCGGGCACCACCCGTAACGGCACGTCGAGTCGGAACGTCCCCCGGTCGACGATGAGCCGGGCGTCGAGCAGCGGGCCGGTCATGCGCTGGTCATCCAGCGGTCCCGCAGCGCGACCAGGATGCCGACCGACACGACGAGCAACACCAGGCTGAGCACGATCGCGGACTCCAGGTCGGTCTCCAACGCCAGGTAGACGGCGAGTGGCATGGTCTGCGTCCGGCCGGGATAGTTGCCGGCGAAGGTGATGGTGGCGCCGAACTCGCCGAGCGCCCGCGCCCAGCAGAGGACCGCGCCGGCGGCCAGCCCGGGCGCCACCAGCGGCAGGGTCACCTGGGTGAAGGTGGTCCACCGGCTGGCGCCCAGCGTCGCGGCGGCCTCCTCGAAGCGGTGGTCGGCGGCACGGAGCGCCCCCTCCACCGCGATGACGAGGAACGGCATGGCCACGAACGACTCGGCCAGCACGACACCCGCGGTGGTGAAGGGCAGGGTGATGCCGAAGGTGGCGTCGAGCCAACCGCCGAGCAGCCCACGCCGACCGAAGACCAGCAACAGCGCCACCCCACCGACCACCGGCGGCAGCACCAGCGGCACGGTGACCAGCGCGCGTACCAGTCGGCGGCCGGGGAAGTCGACCCGGGCCAGCATCCAGGCCAGCGGCACCCCGAGCAGCAGACAGAGGACGGTGGCCAGGGTCGCGGTCTGCACCGACAGCCGAAGAGCGGTCAGCGCGCCCGGTTCGGTGAGCCGGGCGGGCAGGGTCGTCCACGGTGCCCGGACCACCAGCCCGGCCAACGGCAGGACGAGGAAGAGCAGCCCCAGCCCGGCGGGGATCAGCAGCGCCGCCGGCACCCGCCCCCGCCGCCGGGCCGTGGCGTGATCGAGGAGCTGGCTCATGGAGCCTGGAAGCCGGCCTCGACGAGGACCGCCTGCGCCGCCGCCGAGCGGACGTACGCGACGAAGGCCCGCGCGCCGGACGGGTTCGGCGCGTCCTTCAGCGCGACGATCGGGTAGTCGTTGACCGCCTTCGCCGACTCGGGGAACTCCACACCGGTCACGTCGGCGCTCGCCGCCCGCACGTCGGTGCGGTAGACCAGTGCCGCGTCGACCTCACCCAGCTTCACCTTGGCGAGCGCGCCCTTGACGTCCTGCTCCAGGGTCGCCGGCGTCAGCGTGATGCCGGCCGCGTCCAGGGCGGTACGAGCCGCCGCGCCGCAGGGCACCTGCGTGGCGCACACCGCCACCTTCACACCGGGCTTGCCGAGGTCGGCCAGACCGCTGACCCCCTCCGGGTTGCCCCGGGGCACCGCGATGACCAACTGGTTGCGGGCGAAGATGTTCGGCGTGCCATCGGCGTTGCCGGCCTCGGTGACGGTGGCCATGTTCGCCGG
This window harbors:
- the modA gene encoding molybdate ABC transporter substrate-binding protein, with protein sequence MSARAVRRAVAVLMALALAGCGAGDDRASGGAADGRGVGAVTVFAASSLTESFTRIGKDFEAANPGSTVTLNVAGSSALANQINQGAPADVFASAAPANMATVTEAGNADGTPNIFARNQLVIAVPRGNPEGVSGLADLGKPGVKVAVCATQVPCGAAARTALDAAGITLTPATLEQDVKGALAKVKLGEVDAALVYRTDVRAASADVTGVEFPESAKAVNDYPIVALKDAPNPSGARAFVAYVRSAAAQAVLVEAGFQAP
- a CDS encoding GNAT family protein, with protein sequence MFALPLTEDVELRPLEPWRAEEFLAHMDRAREHIKPWVSPSFAATDLASARAVLQRYADRWAGDSGGMWGLWWRGTLVGGVIFVSFDAAGGACEVGCWVEPAAEGRGMVAPAIRRIVDWAVRERGIQRVEWRTNADNTRSRALARRLGLRLDGTLRQLRPGPHGRIDLEIWSVLADEWLSAASGSPATVH
- a CDS encoding helix-turn-helix domain-containing protein — its product is MGLRFTTRGSDSPWVDIVWTCTSEQVTAMTSVAGVRWGLVFWQQAGRAHTSITGPETRTGTAPVPEGATFTGIEFAVGTSLRAVPTPALTDGGIVLPDTTRRTFRLDGERWETPSPDDTEALVDRLVRAGIVVRDALVVDVLRGHRPAVSGRTVERRFRAATGLTQSAVRQIERARTAAELLAAGDPAADVVVKLDYFDEPHLARALRSYVGRTARQLREGGGGAIALDLDHRLTS
- a CDS encoding dihydrofolate reductase family protein translates to MRNLVYTGFMSLDGVVDSPGGGPSEEHRSGGWVFKDLEFVPEAWSLKGEELTDTTALMFGRRSYEAFAPVWPGSEDHAGYKELPKYVVSTSLSDDAVVDGWGPTTILRSTGDVAALKEGDGGAIFIHGSAELARRLSDAGLIDQYNLLVFPVLLGAGKSLFGRADRDKYMLTLRESESYPNGILKLVYDVKR
- a CDS encoding type II toxin-antitoxin system Phd/YefM family antitoxin, whose amino-acid sequence is MAVPALTPHSDPPRSVPLREARTRFSQLVALAELTDAVTVVTRDGDPRPVAAIVPAAAARSGAQARADADRLAAVTAGWARRLDEQHRRSSQRHAAELSAVRAALAEAWAELDRRVIPGSDPTLVRLRAAHTDLLAG
- a CDS encoding ABC transporter ATP-binding protein, whose amino-acid sequence is MTGPLLDARLIVDRGTFRLDVPLRVVPGEVVALLGPNGAGKTTALRALAGLHPLTDGHVTLDGVDLDRPATRDWVPTERRSIGVVFQDYLLFPHLSALDNVAFGPRRHGVDRRTARATARGWLDRVGLDGHAHRRPRQLSGGQAQRVALARALALVPSLLLLDEPLAALDARTRLDTRAELHRHLSAHPGATLLVTHDPLDALALADRLVIVEGGRVVQEGDGPSVTARPRTDYVARLVGLNLYRGRADGFGVRVAPELTLAVADRLDGEAFVAFRPAAVALHPSRPEGSPRNTWTGTVAGVQQHGDNLRVQVDGPIEVAADVTPAAVAQLRLIPGQRVWVAVKAAETRAYPATG
- a CDS encoding ABC transporter permease — protein: MSQLLDHATARRRGRVPAALLIPAGLGLLFLVLPLAGLVVRAPWTTLPARLTEPGALTALRLSVQTATLATVLCLLLGVPLAWMLARVDFPGRRLVRALVTVPLVLPPVVGGVALLLVFGRRGLLGGWLDATFGITLPFTTAGVVLAESFVAMPFLVIAVEGALRAADHRFEEAAATLGASRWTTFTQVTLPLVAPGLAAGAVLCWARALGEFGATITFAGNYPGRTQTMPLAVYLALETDLESAIVLSLVLLVVSVGILVALRDRWMTSA